The DNA region CCGCCACTACCCTTATTGAAGCGTTAATCGGGCCTGCGAACAAGGGCAAACCGGGGCACAGCCATACAACGGCCTTAAGCCTCTTGCCGTTTACCCATCCCCTGGCTGCTCTCTGGCGCTCTCTGCCAGTAGCTGACTTTGCCCGGTCGCCACGGTTTCCCCCTGCTTGTGCCCGGCCCTCTGGCGGCAACCCTCACCGGCAGATTGATCCGCAAGGGGCATTGTACCAATGTTATGCGATTCCCTTACAGGCGCATCTTGAGCCAGGGCGGGCAAGCGGGAAGTGCTTCCCGGAGGCAACAACACTCCGGGAAGCACCGCTTGCCGCTTCATGCCCGTCCTGATCGTCAGGCCGGGTGAAGGACGGATTTACTCCTCAGGCGCGTTCAGCAGGTTGTACTCCGCCAGCAGCTCATTGGCGTTTTCGTTCGCCTTGGTGAAGGCCACCAGCGGATCGGTGCCGTTGATGAGGATATCCTCCATCGCCGCGGTCATCTCATTACGGATGGCCGGGAAGGCGCCGATCAGCGCGCCGGCAGTTGCCGGGGTAGCCTTGGCGGCGGCCAGCTGGTCGGAGGCCACGCGGGAGTTGGGGCTTTCCTCGTACCAGCCAGCAGCCTCAAGCATCTCAACCGCGCTGGTCCGGATCGGGATATAGCCGGTGAACTTGTGCCAGTCCGCGGCGTTTTCCGTGTTGGTGAACCACAGCAGCCAGGTCAGGGCGCCCTCTTCCACCTCGGGGGCCAGGCCGTTGGTCAGCCACAGGCTGGCGCCGCCGATCAGGTTGCCGACATACTCGACTTCCTGGTTGTAGGGCATAAAGCCGGCCTTGACTTCAAAACCATTTTCCTTGCCAGTGGCCGTGATGGAGGTCACGTCGGAGCTGCTGGTGACGATCATGGCGACCTGCTGGGCAAAGAAAGCGTTGTTGACGCCATCCCAGTCGCGCTGGAGGCCGGTATAGACGTAGTAGCCCTTATCGGCCATGTCCTTCCACCAGTTGACGTAAGCCATCATGGCGTCGCTGGTCAGGTAGACCTCGGTCGCACGGGCTTCGCGGCCATTGCCGTTGTTGGCCAGCAAAGCGCCCTGCTGGGCCACCGACTGCTCGAAGAACCAGCCGTAATTCGGCCAGGTGATGCAGTTCTTGGGCGCATTGTCCATGGCCAGGACTTTCTCGCAGGCAGCCTCGACCTCAGCCCATGTCCTGGGCAGTTCGGTTACGCCAGCGGCCTCGAGCATATTCATGTTGGCATAGAAGATAGCCGAAGAAGTGTTCCAGGGCATCGAGGTCCACTTGCCGTCCAGGGTGTAGTAGTTGGAGACGGCGGGCACGATGTCCTCAAAGTTGACCGGCTGGCCGTTGATCTCGGTGCGGTCGCCAATCGCCTCGGAGATCGGCTTGAACCAGGGCGTGCCATCCGCCAGGCGGCCGTCGCGGGCGTTCTGCGTGGCAACTTCAAAGTACTGGACGATGGCCGGCGGATTGCCCTGCTCGAAGGCCAGTGCTGTAGCGCTGAACAGCTCTTCGTAGTTGTTGTAGCCCTCGATAATCACATTGTACTGGGGGTAAAGCTCATTGAAGGCGGCAGCCTTCTGCCGCGCCCAATCCAGCCGGGCATCGGTGAAGGCGATCCACATGCGGATATCGATGGGGGTCGCCTGTGCCAGCGCAGGGACTACCCCCGCCAACAGAAGAGCGACGACGAGCAGCAGAACAACCGGTTTGGTGCGATTCATTGCTCTCTCCTTTAACCTGCAGAACTTGACACAACTATTCGGCTACTATGGTTCGCTAAAGCGAAGCCGCCTTTCTCCGGCAGAACTGCAGACCGGCAGCAAAGACGGTACCCCGCTTCAGTTAACCGGCTGCAAGAATACCCTGAAATTCTGGTTAGCATACTGTTAAGCGAGTGTGGAACACTCTACAGCGCGCCAGATGTCGCTCCGCCCGCCAGAGCGCGCCGATCCCGGCTCAGGATCGGGCCGATCCCTGATCGGGATCGGTTGGGCAGGCTGCACATAGTTTAACATGGATTTAATACAGATGCACCAATTCGACGCCGGACCTTCCCCGTGACGACGAACAGGCCATGGCCCGATGCGACGGGTTCTCCCGGCGCTCCGGGAGGTAGCCTGTGTCATTTGCCCTGGCTACCGGCTTCCCTATAATAAAGGTAGCAGTTCCTGTGCGGCAAAGCGTAAAGGAAGCGGTACGATGATTGGTAACCTTATTTCCTGGATCGTCGTCGGCGCAATTGCGGGCTGGCTGGCCAGCATCGTTATGAAAACCAATCGTGAACAGGGCCTGATCACCGACATCATTGTCGGCGTGGTCGGCGGGTTCGTGGGTGGCTTCGTGCTCAATCTGCTGGATGTCAATGCTGGTGTCAGCGGCATTAACATTCAAAGCATCCTGGTCGCCTTCATTGGTGCGGTGATCTTCCTGGCCGCGCTGCGTTTCCTGCGCCGGCGATAGCGGGTTTGTACTCCTGACTTCCAGCGCGGAAGAACAACGGTCGCTACTGGCCCGGGCTAGCAGTGACCGTTGTGTATGGCAGCGCTTCTGGCAAAACGCCCTGTGCTAGCCTGCCGGCCCGGCAACGGGCGCCGGTTCCGTTTCAGCGGGGGCCGGGCGCGGTGTGGGGATGTAGTGCATCACCACGTAGAATGCCCCCAGCGCCATCGCCAGGGCAACGGCGAAAACCGCCTCGTAGCCAACCGCCTCCGCCAGTGTGCCGCCGATCAGCGGCGCGGTGAGCAGCGTCACCGCCGCCACAGTATTGAACAGGCCGGTGTAGATCGGGCGCTGTTCCGGCGTGGCGTGCATGATGATCCAGTTCAGATAACTGGCAAAGAGGTTGCTGAGGGCCAGCCCGGCGGCGAAGAATCCTGCATACAGCGGCAACGGCCCGGCAACCCGCGCCAGCAACGCGCTGGCTGGCAACACAGCGACCAGCAGCAGCGCCAGCCGGATGTAGAGCAGGTTGTGGCGGGCACCCATCCAGGCATAAACCAGCGCCCCGCTGATCGTCCCGATGGTCTGCATAGCCAGCAGCGTCGGGACGGCTACCTCGCTAGATAGCCCCAGGCGCACTGTGGCAAAACCAATGTAGAACGGCCCACCCATCATGAACAGGCTGGAGAGCATCCGCACGATGATCATGGCCCGGAAGGCCCGGTCATCGCGCAGCACCCGCCCCAGCTGGGGGATGTACTCCCTGAAGGGGAGGATGGTTTCCGTCGCCTTGCCGCTGGGCAGTTCCTTCAGAAACAGCGGCGGCACGATCGAGATCAGAAAGAGTGCGCCGGCAATGCCGAACAGCAGAGCATAGTTCCCCGGAAAGCCCGGCCCGCGTTCGCTGAGGATCAGGCCAACCAGCGGGGCGACGCCAAGCATGATCACGCCGGAGATGGCCGTCATAAAGCCGAACAGGCGGGCGCGACGGTGGTCGTCCAGGCTGCTGCCGACCAGGTCCACCCACGGGACGCCGACAATGCCATCCCCCACTGCTGCGATACCATAGCAGATCAGGAAAGCGAGCAGGATTGCCCCGCGCCGTTCCGCCCCCAGCAGCAGGATGATCACGGCAAAGACCGGGATGGCAAAGCGCACAACGATATTTGGCCCGGCGAACCACCACTTCTTCCTCGCCACGCGCACCAGGTAACGGGCCATGAATAACTGCGGCAGCATCCAGCCGATATCGAACAGGCTGCTGGAAAGGCCGATCAGGACTTCGGAATCCGTCAGGCGGCGGATGAAGTCAGGGATGACCGTCGACGGGCCGATGATGCCCATCGCCACCGTGAACATGATGGCGTCAACCAGGAACAGGCGGAAGTTGCGCCGATAAGCGGCTTCGCGCTCAATGGGGGAGAGCGTCCTCACCTCAGAGTCAGTCATGGCGTCCCCACAGGGTGATCCGGCAAACACTGGCTATTCTACGGGGCGGGCGCCCTTCCGTCCAGTGCGGCGCGGAGGGGGCCTGCGCCCGCCTGTGAAACGGCGCTTCGGGCTTCTGGCGCATTGCGCGGCGACGGGATACAATACTGCCCGTCATAGACAGGTTTGGTAGAGTTTCTGGCGCCTGGGCCATGGCGTCATGCCCGCGCTCCCGGGAGCCATGCTGCGCTGCGTTCTTAGCGATCCTGACCAACCAGGGGCGATTATGTTCGAACTGCCAACCTTGGAAAGCCTCAATATGGGCGCGGCGCTCCCGGCGCTGGCGCTGGTGATCGGCACGATCGTATTGCTGGTGATCGAGCTGCTATTGCCGCAGCGACGTCAGTGGTGGATTGCCTGGCTGGCCTTGCTGATCACACTGATCAGCCTGGGGGTCGCTCTGGTCAACTTCGATGTGCGCGGGGAAGCCTTCGGCGGGATGCTCCGCGCTGATCCCTTCGCCAGTCTGGTCAACGTGACCGTCCTGATCGCCGCCGCGATCGGCATCCTGCTGGCGATCGACTATCTCAAGCGCGCTCAGATCGAGCACCGCACGGAATACTACCTGTTGCTGCTGTTCACCACCTGGGGGATGATGTTGATGGGCGCGGCCAACGACCTGATCATCATCTTCATCGCCCTGGAGCTGGTGAGCATCCCCCTGTACGTGCTGAGCGGCATCCGCCGGCCAGACCTGCGGAGCGAAGAAGCGGCGCTGAAGTACTTCCTGCTGGGCGCATTTGCCAGCGGGTTCATCGTCTTCGGCATCGCCCTGATCTATGGCGCGACCGGCTCCACCCGTCTGCCCGCTATCTGGCAGGCGGTGAGCGCGATTGTGGAGGGCGGCTCGTCAACGGTGTACCTGCTGTTGCTGGGCGTGGGGCTGGTTGCCGTCTCGCTGAGCTTCAAGGTGGCCGCCGTGCCCTTCCACATGTGGACGCCAGACGTCTACGAAGGGGCGCCCACACCGGTCACTGCGTTTATGAGCGTGGGAACCAAGACGGCCAGCTTTGCCGCGCTGCTGCGCATCCTGCTGGTGGGATTGCCCACCCTGGTCGTGGCGGAAGGTACACGGGCTGCCTGGGTGGACGCGCTGGCGGTCATGGCGGCACTGACGATGATCCTGGGCAACCTGGCCGCGATCTGGCAGAGCAACCTTAAGCGCCTGCTGGCCTATTCATCCATCGCGCATGCGGGCTATGTGCTGGTAGCGGTGGCGGCGGCAGGGCACCCGGGGGTGGCCGATCGCGGCGTGCAGGCGGCATTGCTTTACCTGCTGGCCTATACCTTCACCAACCTGGGCGCTTTCGCCGTCGTGATTGCCGTGGAGCGCAATGATGGCAGCGGCGTTGAACTGGAAAACTTCACCGGCCTGGGGCGGCAACATCCCCTGCTGGCCCTGCTGATGACCCTCTTCCTGCTCAGCCTGACCGGCATCCCGCTGACGGCGGGCTTTGTCGGGAAGTGGTACGTTTTCCTGAGCGCGGTGGACGCCGGGCTGGTCTGGCTGGCTGTGCTGGGCGTGGTGACCAGCGTGTTCGGGGCGTACTACTATTTGCGGGTGGTGGTGGCCATGTTCCTGCAGGAAGGGCCAGCCACCATCGGGATGCCGCGGCTACCACGCTCGCTGACGGTCGCCCTGGCCATTGCCATGCTGGGAACGTTGATCCTGGGCGTCTTCCCCGATCTGCTGGCCGGGGTATCCGGCGGGGTGACCCTGGCGCTGGGTGGTTGAGCGCCATATCGTGGGCTGCCGCCGATCCATCGAAAGCTCGCTCACGCCGCTTCCGGCATGGAGGCGGCGTGATTTTTGTCGTGGATGGCAGGGGGTGGCTGTGTCTATCCCTGCCACCTGGACACCTACCAGTGGATCGCTACATCGGCGACCCTGGGGGAGGCGTTTGCATGCTACAATGGGGTTGGTTCTCACGGGATAGATCGCGAGGATGGATTGCACTATCAGCCATGTCCGCAATATTATTGTTGCGGAAGGGCTTACGGGCAGCGTGGAGCGTGAAAGCATGAGCAGTGAAAGCACCGCCGTCCTGCTGGTAGAAGATGATCCCGGCTATGCGCGCCTGATCGCGACGGCGCTGCGGCGCTCCCGCGGGCGGCAGTACGAGCTGGTGCATGTCGACTACCTCAGTGACGCCCTGGTGGAGATCAAACAGCGCACGTTTGACGCTGTGTTGCTGGACCTGACCCTGCCCGACGCGCGGGGGTTGGAGACTTTCCTCCGCCTGCACAAGGCCGATCCGGAATTGCCGATTGTGGTGCTCAGCGGGCTGGATGATGAGCAGATCGCGCTCAGCGCCGTGCAGAACGGGGCGCAAGATTATCTGGTTAAGGGCCACACCGACATGCGCGCCCTGGCCCAATCGATCGCCTATGCCATCGAGCGCCAGCGCGTCCAGGCCGATCGCAGCCGTCAGAATATGCGCCTGGCCATCCTGCGCGATATTGACGAGGAACTGACCCGTCACCTGGACCTTGATTACGTCCTGACCATGGCCCTGGATACCGCTGTGCGCCTGAGCGTGGCCAGCGCCGGCCTGATCGGCTTGCTGCAGGATGAGCACTTGCGGCTGGTCCGGGATATCAACTACAACGTCGCCGAACTGAAAGATGAGTCGATTCT from Anaerolineae bacterium includes:
- a CDS encoding extracellular solute-binding protein, producing the protein MNRTKPVVLLLVVALLLAGVVPALAQATPIDIRMWIAFTDARLDWARQKAAAFNELYPQYNVIIEGYNNYEELFSATALAFEQGNPPAIVQYFEVATQNARDGRLADGTPWFKPISEAIGDRTEINGQPVNFEDIVPAVSNYYTLDGKWTSMPWNTSSAIFYANMNMLEAAGVTELPRTWAEVEAACEKVLAMDNAPKNCITWPNYGWFFEQSVAQQGALLANNGNGREARATEVYLTSDAMMAYVNWWKDMADKGYYVYTGLQRDWDGVNNAFFAQQVAMIVTSSSDVTSITATGKENGFEVKAGFMPYNQEVEYVGNLIGGASLWLTNGLAPEVEEGALTWLLWFTNTENAADWHKFTGYIPIRTSAVEMLEAAGWYEESPNSRVASDQLAAAKATPATAGALIGAFPAIRNEMTAAMEDILINGTDPLVAFTKANENANELLAEYNLLNAPEE
- a CDS encoding GlsB/YeaQ/YmgE family stress response membrane protein, whose product is MIGNLISWIVVGAIAGWLASIVMKTNREQGLITDIIVGVVGGFVGGFVLNLLDVNAGVSGINIQSILVAFIGAVIFLAALRFLRRR
- a CDS encoding MFS transporter; amino-acid sequence: MTDSEVRTLSPIEREAAYRRNFRLFLVDAIMFTVAMGIIGPSTVIPDFIRRLTDSEVLIGLSSSLFDIGWMLPQLFMARYLVRVARKKWWFAGPNIVVRFAIPVFAVIILLLGAERRGAILLAFLICYGIAAVGDGIVGVPWVDLVGSSLDDHRRARLFGFMTAISGVIMLGVAPLVGLILSERGPGFPGNYALLFGIAGALFLISIVPPLFLKELPSGKATETILPFREYIPQLGRVLRDDRAFRAMIIVRMLSSLFMMGGPFYIGFATVRLGLSSEVAVPTLLAMQTIGTISGALVYAWMGARHNLLYIRLALLLVAVLPASALLARVAGPLPLYAGFFAAGLALSNLFASYLNWIIMHATPEQRPIYTGLFNTVAAVTLLTAPLIGGTLAEAVGYEAVFAVALAMALGAFYVVMHYIPTPRPAPAETEPAPVAGPAG
- a CDS encoding NADH-quinone oxidoreductase subunit N → MFELPTLESLNMGAALPALALVIGTIVLLVIELLLPQRRQWWIAWLALLITLISLGVALVNFDVRGEAFGGMLRADPFASLVNVTVLIAAAIGILLAIDYLKRAQIEHRTEYYLLLLFTTWGMMLMGAANDLIIIFIALELVSIPLYVLSGIRRPDLRSEEAALKYFLLGAFASGFIVFGIALIYGATGSTRLPAIWQAVSAIVEGGSSTVYLLLLGVGLVAVSLSFKVAAVPFHMWTPDVYEGAPTPVTAFMSVGTKTASFAALLRILLVGLPTLVVAEGTRAAWVDALAVMAALTMILGNLAAIWQSNLKRLLAYSSIAHAGYVLVAVAAAGHPGVADRGVQAALLYLLAYTFTNLGAFAVVIAVERNDGSGVELENFTGLGRQHPLLALLMTLFLLSLTGIPLTAGFVGKWYVFLSAVDAGLVWLAVLGVVTSVFGAYYYLRVVVAMFLQEGPATIGMPRLPRSLTVALAIAMLGTLILGVFPDLLAGVSGGVTLALGG